A stretch of Candidatus Hydrogenedentota bacterium DNA encodes these proteins:
- a CDS encoding M42 family metallopeptidase has product MRAESLEFLKRLVTTASPSGFEEKVQEVCKAYVEPYVDKVYKDVHGNQYAVRNPDAALRVMLAGHVDEIGLMVNNIDDKGFIAFVPIGGIDPAVLAGQRVTIHGAKGPVQGVIGRTAIHMMDQEDRGKALKMHQMWVDIGAKNKKDAEKLVAIGDPITTDAGFVALQDDKVVARGFDDRIGAFVIIEAMRLLEKRKIDCAVYCVTTVAEEIGLRGAITSSYGCHPHAGIAVDVGHATDYPSADVKRYGEGKIHSGPIIARGPNINPIVYRQLIAVAKSKKIPYQVAAEPRGTGTDANAIQLSRGGVAAGLVSIPNRYMHSPVELISLRDAENAAKLMAEWIASLKSTVSFIP; this is encoded by the coding sequence ATGCGTGCCGAATCGCTCGAATTCCTGAAACGGCTGGTAACGACCGCGAGTCCGTCCGGCTTTGAAGAAAAGGTGCAGGAGGTCTGCAAGGCCTATGTCGAACCGTACGTGGACAAGGTCTACAAGGACGTCCACGGCAATCAGTACGCCGTGCGCAATCCCGATGCCGCGTTGCGCGTGATGCTCGCGGGACATGTTGACGAGATCGGCCTCATGGTCAACAACATTGACGACAAGGGGTTCATCGCGTTCGTGCCGATCGGCGGGATCGATCCGGCAGTGCTCGCAGGACAGCGCGTGACGATTCACGGGGCGAAGGGACCGGTGCAGGGCGTCATCGGGCGCACCGCGATTCACATGATGGACCAGGAAGACCGCGGCAAGGCGCTCAAGATGCACCAAATGTGGGTGGACATCGGCGCAAAGAACAAGAAGGACGCCGAAAAACTTGTCGCGATCGGCGATCCCATCACGACCGATGCCGGATTCGTCGCGTTGCAGGACGACAAGGTCGTGGCGCGCGGGTTCGACGACCGCATCGGCGCGTTCGTGATCATCGAGGCGATGCGGCTGCTCGAAAAGCGCAAGATTGACTGCGCCGTGTACTGCGTGACCACGGTCGCCGAGGAGATCGGCCTGCGTGGGGCGATTACGAGCAGTTATGGCTGCCATCCGCATGCGGGCATCGCCGTGGACGTCGGCCACGCGACGGATTACCCGAGCGCGGACGTCAAGCGTTACGGTGAGGGGAAGATCCACAGCGGGCCCATCATCGCCCGGGGGCCCAATATCAACCCGATCGTTTATCGGCAACTCATCGCAGTGGCCAAAAGCAAGAAGATTCCGTACCAAGTGGCCGCCGAACCGCGAGGAACCGGCACCGACGCCAACGCGATCCAACTCAGCCGGGGCGGCGTCGCGGCGGGACTGGTGAGCATCCCGAACCGGTATATGCACTCGCCTGTCGAACTGATCTCGCTTCGCGACGCCGAAAACGCCGCCAAACTCATGGCCGAATGGATTGCGAGCCTCAAAAGCACCGTGAGTTTTATTCCATAG
- a CDS encoding dihydrodipicolinate synthase family protein, which yields MKFRLEGVIPAMLTPFTSRGERVDYDKACALAVRLAGQGVHGVFPCGTTGEGLLMTLDERKRLIAEVVKAVRGRIKVVAHTGCFDTTSTIELTCHAFEAGADAAGVVTPGFYGYDNVSLSAHFGAVAKAAHGKPILLYNIPGCARNVLTPKLVVELANRHENIVGMKDSSGNMSALTQILAHAPRGFTVINGVDEYSYQALLAGAKGCVSSTANVVPELFLAVFDNVRAGNLKKAWNAQIKLSDACGFFHYGSYVAYYKEGLRLRGFDPGAVRPPQRELGAAERKAFAKSLKESGIL from the coding sequence ATGAAATTCCGGCTCGAAGGCGTCATCCCCGCCATGCTTACCCCCTTTACAAGCCGGGGCGAACGGGTGGATTACGATAAGGCGTGCGCGCTGGCGGTCCGGCTGGCCGGCCAAGGCGTGCACGGCGTGTTTCCCTGCGGCACGACGGGCGAAGGGCTGTTGATGACGCTCGACGAGCGCAAGCGGCTGATTGCGGAGGTGGTGAAAGCGGTGCGCGGCCGCATCAAGGTCGTCGCGCACACCGGTTGTTTCGACACGACCTCGACCATCGAACTGACGTGTCATGCGTTCGAGGCGGGCGCGGACGCGGCCGGCGTGGTGACGCCGGGGTTCTACGGCTATGACAACGTTTCGCTGTCGGCTCATTTCGGCGCGGTGGCCAAGGCCGCCCACGGCAAGCCGATCCTGCTCTACAACATTCCCGGCTGCGCACGAAATGTGCTCACGCCGAAACTGGTCGTGGAACTGGCCAACCGGCATGAAAACATCGTGGGCATGAAAGACAGCAGCGGGAACATGTCGGCGTTGACGCAGATCCTGGCGCACGCGCCGCGCGGCTTCACGGTGATCAACGGCGTGGACGAATACTCCTACCAGGCGCTGCTGGCCGGCGCCAAGGGGTGCGTCTCCAGCACGGCGAACGTCGTGCCGGAGTTGTTCTTGGCCGTATTCGACAACGTGCGGGCCGGCAACCTCAAGAAAGCATGGAACGCGCAAATCAAATTGTCGGATGCGTGCGGATTCTTTCATTACGGCTCCTATGTAGCGTATTACAAGGAAGGACTTCGTTTGCGCGGATTCGACCCGGGCGCGGTGCGCCCGCCCCAGCGCGAACTCGGCGCCGCGGAACGAAAGGCGTTCGCCAAATCGCTCAAGGAATCCGGTATTTTATAA
- a CDS encoding glycosyltransferase family 2 protein: MAVRLSLIIPAYNEAKRIGPTLHDAETYLARQPFASEIIVVDDGSLDSTAQVVRHSFPGVKLISYHPNCGKGHAVKVGMQFADGDYRVFSDADGSTPIQELEKFWPCFDAGADIVIGSRSMPKSNVEVRQHLLRETMGRIFNLFVKALVVGGYVDTQCGFKGFTQRAAGIVFPRQRLDGFSFDTELLFIARRHGLRVEQVPIRWRNSARSRVSIFSDSPRMFRDLFRIRLNDWLGRYK, translated from the coding sequence GTGGCGGTCCGGCTGTCGCTTATAATTCCCGCCTACAATGAGGCAAAGCGCATCGGCCCGACTTTGCACGATGCCGAGACGTACCTTGCCCGGCAGCCGTTTGCGTCGGAAATCATCGTCGTGGACGACGGCAGCCTCGACAGTACCGCGCAGGTTGTCCGCCACTCGTTTCCCGGCGTGAAACTAATCAGTTACCACCCCAATTGCGGAAAGGGGCATGCCGTGAAAGTGGGCATGCAGTTTGCCGACGGCGATTACCGCGTCTTTTCCGATGCCGACGGATCGACACCCATCCAAGAATTGGAAAAATTCTGGCCCTGTTTCGATGCCGGCGCCGACATCGTTATCGGATCGCGTTCGATGCCCAAATCCAATGTCGAAGTCCGGCAGCATTTGCTACGTGAAACCATGGGACGCATCTTCAACCTGTTCGTCAAGGCCCTTGTTGTCGGCGGTTATGTGGACACCCAATGCGGATTCAAGGGATTCACCCAGCGCGCTGCCGGAATCGTTTTCCCGCGCCAGCGGCTCGACGGGTTCAGTTTCGACACCGAATTGCTGTTTATTGCACGGCGCCACGGCCTGCGCGTTGAACAGGTCCCCATTCGATGGCGAAATTCCGCACGAAGCCGCGTCAGCATCTTTTCGGATTCGCCGCGCATGTTCCGCGACCTTTTCCGTATACGCCTCAACGACTGGCTGGGCCGCTACAAATAA
- a CDS encoding ribulokinase encodes MKRKYVLGLDYGTESGRALLVAVDTGEEVATAVEPYPDGVIDVALPGSGQRLEPDWALQNPRDYLHVLETTIPKVLKESGVSGEDVIGIGTDFTACTMLPTDKAGTPLCMKPEFADHPHAWVKLWKHHAAQPEADLINETARARGEDFLARYGGKISSEWFFPKALQILNEAPEIYEAADRLMEAGDWIVLQLCGEEKRNSCAAGYKAIWDEGYPSKDFFKALHPRFENVVAEKMSEDIYPAGVRAGGLLPEIAAKTGLKPGTAVATGGVDAHVAVPAATVTTAGKMVMIMGTSVCHMVNGTAKKVVDGQCGVVKEGILPGFYGFEAGQTAVGDIFAWFVENCVPASIEAEAKKAGTNVHGYLSEQAAALKVGESGLLCLDWWNGNRSILVDADLTGLMMGMTLTTTPAEMYRALLESTAFGTYKIIKQFEESGVPIEELYACGGLPERNPLLMQIFSDVTNRVIKIAASPQTVALGAAMWGAVAAGKAAGGHENIEAAAAKMAGVRDTVYTPNAGNHAMYMKLFAEYERLHDLFGRGGDRAMKNLKAIKAAVRGGGA; translated from the coding sequence ATGAAACGGAAATACGTGTTGGGGTTGGATTATGGCACGGAATCGGGGCGGGCCTTGCTGGTCGCGGTGGATACGGGGGAAGAGGTAGCGACGGCGGTCGAGCCGTATCCGGACGGCGTGATTGACGTGGCGCTGCCGGGATCGGGCCAGCGGCTCGAACCGGACTGGGCGTTGCAGAATCCGCGCGATTATCTTCACGTCCTCGAAACGACGATCCCCAAGGTCCTAAAAGAATCGGGCGTGAGCGGCGAGGACGTGATCGGCATCGGGACAGACTTCACGGCCTGCACGATGCTTCCGACGGACAAGGCCGGCACGCCGCTGTGCATGAAACCGGAGTTTGCGGACCATCCGCACGCGTGGGTGAAACTGTGGAAACACCACGCAGCGCAGCCGGAGGCGGATCTGATCAATGAAACAGCGCGTGCGCGCGGCGAGGATTTCCTCGCGCGGTACGGCGGCAAAATTTCGAGCGAGTGGTTCTTTCCGAAGGCGCTGCAAATCCTGAACGAAGCGCCGGAAATTTATGAGGCCGCGGACCGCTTGATGGAAGCGGGCGACTGGATCGTGCTGCAACTTTGCGGCGAGGAAAAGCGCAACTCGTGCGCGGCGGGCTACAAGGCGATCTGGGATGAAGGCTATCCGTCGAAGGATTTTTTCAAGGCGCTGCATCCACGGTTCGAGAATGTCGTCGCGGAGAAAATGAGCGAGGACATCTATCCGGCAGGGGTGCGCGCGGGTGGATTGCTGCCTGAAATTGCAGCGAAGACGGGCCTCAAACCGGGCACGGCCGTGGCGACGGGCGGCGTGGACGCGCATGTCGCGGTTCCGGCGGCGACGGTCACGACGGCGGGCAAGATGGTCATGATCATGGGCACGAGCGTGTGCCACATGGTCAACGGCACGGCGAAGAAAGTCGTGGACGGCCAGTGCGGCGTGGTCAAGGAAGGCATCCTGCCGGGCTTCTACGGTTTCGAGGCGGGCCAGACGGCCGTGGGCGACATCTTCGCGTGGTTTGTCGAGAATTGTGTTCCGGCATCCATCGAAGCCGAGGCGAAGAAGGCCGGCACGAACGTCCATGGTTATCTGAGCGAACAGGCGGCGGCGCTGAAAGTCGGCGAATCGGGCTTGCTGTGCCTTGATTGGTGGAACGGCAACCGATCGATCCTCGTGGATGCGGACCTGACCGGTCTGATGATGGGGATGACGCTGACCACGACGCCCGCCGAGATGTACCGGGCGCTCCTCGAAAGCACCGCGTTCGGCACGTACAAAATCATCAAGCAGTTCGAGGAAAGCGGCGTGCCCATCGAGGAACTGTACGCGTGCGGCGGGCTGCCGGAACGCAATCCGCTGCTCATGCAAATCTTCTCGGACGTGACGAACCGGGTCATCAAGATTGCGGCAAGTCCGCAGACGGTGGCGCTGGGCGCGGCGATGTGGGGCGCGGTCGCGGCAGGCAAGGCCGCGGGCGGCCACGAGAACATCGAGGCCGCGGCCGCGAAGATGGCCGGCGTGCGCGACACGGTCTACACGCCCAATGCCGGGAACCATGCAATGTACATGAAACTGTTCGCGGAGTACGAACGCCTGCACGACCTGTTTGGACGCGGCGGCGACCGCGCCATGAAGAACCTGAAAGCCATCAAAGCCGCTGTGCGCGGCGGAGGAGCCTGA
- a CDS encoding tetratricopeptide repeat protein translates to MSDLYALELGGKLLTGAAFVPYLAWGVYALRRRYRFHEDIPRRIEAVTLIGLVLFVALETYLLHRFMRDSPGYFFFAVLGLLVSAMALYGPMLISLSSQIIVDMVMPSERSKTHEPGYGPAEALERAGDFEGALQEYLIIARMFPREPAVLLRIAECCLRLNRTAEAAGWFERAANYLDSAERCLQVANRLCELYNRQLNRPEEAVRVLEAYLDRYPDAEYAESVRQRLKRYGTKA, encoded by the coding sequence GTGTCGGATTTGTATGCGCTCGAGTTGGGCGGCAAACTGCTGACCGGCGCGGCGTTTGTCCCGTATCTGGCATGGGGTGTCTATGCGCTGCGGCGCCGCTATCGTTTTCATGAGGACATTCCGCGCCGGATCGAAGCCGTTACCTTGATAGGGCTGGTCCTTTTCGTAGCCCTTGAGACCTATCTCCTCCACCGTTTCATGCGGGACAGTCCGGGCTATTTTTTCTTTGCGGTGCTTGGGCTGCTGGTGTCGGCCATGGCGTTGTACGGTCCGATGCTGATCTCGCTGTCCTCGCAGATTATCGTGGACATGGTCATGCCGTCCGAGCGATCGAAGACGCACGAGCCCGGCTACGGTCCGGCGGAGGCGCTCGAACGGGCGGGCGATTTCGAGGGTGCGTTGCAGGAGTATCTGATCATTGCGCGAATGTTCCCCCGCGAACCGGCGGTGTTGCTGCGCATCGCGGAGTGCTGCCTGCGTCTGAATCGAACAGCGGAAGCGGCGGGATGGTTCGAGCGGGCCGCGAATTATCTCGATTCGGCCGAGCGGTGTCTGCAGGTGGCAAACCGGCTTTGCGAACTGTACAATCGGCAATTGAACCGTCCCGAAGAAGCGGTTCGTGTATTGGAGGCCTATCTGGACCGGTATCCGGACGCGGAATATGCCGAATCGGTCCGGCAGCGCCTGAAACGATACGGCACGAAGGCGTGA